A region of uncultured Desulfobacter sp. DNA encodes the following proteins:
- a CDS encoding protein GlmU: MTINKIEALLKKGVNIPNPATVLIGDDIDIERISPDGVTLYSGTKLSGAQTLIMPGTILGYETPVTAENCLMGPGTRLNGGYFQNTVFLGDNVFGSGGHVRKGCILEEQANAAHTVGLKQTILFPFVTLGSLINFCDCLMAGGTSRKDHSEVGSSFIHFNYTPNQDKATASMMGNVHQGVMLNQPPVFLGGQGGLVGPVRIAFGCISAAGSIIRKSEPQCHRLIMGGTMRNASIPWRPGLYTRPDRILSENVYYISGLYSLKAWYRHIRTLFTWDGLSQALVAGLLENIDICIQERIKRLTAFGDKLEISKQILLQGEKGQGSQAVAVHDTVLEKLSRACAIFDQAEADLKTPGPDGEKFIHHIDIHSIHHKKNYIDFIQGLDESISILGSKWLKSIEDRIINKFGLDL, encoded by the coding sequence ATGACTATAAATAAAATTGAAGCCCTGTTGAAAAAAGGGGTGAACATTCCAAACCCTGCCACTGTGTTGATCGGTGATGACATTGATATTGAGCGCATCTCCCCGGATGGTGTAACGCTTTATTCCGGCACCAAACTTTCAGGCGCACAGACCCTGATCATGCCGGGAACCATTCTTGGTTACGAAACACCGGTGACCGCCGAAAATTGCCTCATGGGACCGGGCACCAGGCTGAACGGCGGATATTTTCAGAATACGGTGTTCCTGGGGGATAATGTCTTTGGTTCAGGAGGCCATGTACGAAAGGGCTGCATCCTTGAAGAACAGGCCAATGCAGCCCACACCGTGGGACTTAAGCAAACTATCCTTTTTCCCTTTGTCACCCTTGGCAGTCTGATCAATTTCTGCGATTGCCTTATGGCCGGCGGTACCAGCCGAAAGGATCATTCCGAGGTGGGGTCATCCTTTATTCATTTCAATTATACCCCGAACCAGGATAAGGCCACGGCCTCCATGATGGGTAATGTCCACCAGGGTGTGATGCTCAACCAGCCTCCTGTGTTCCTTGGAGGCCAGGGAGGACTTGTGGGGCCGGTCAGAATTGCTTTTGGCTGTATCAGTGCTGCAGGTTCCATTATCCGTAAAAGCGAACCGCAGTGCCACCGCTTAATCATGGGCGGGACAATGAGGAATGCATCCATACCGTGGCGCCCTGGTCTCTACACACGTCCGGACAGGATTTTGAGTGAAAATGTTTATTATATTTCAGGCCTTTATTCCCTCAAAGCCTGGTATCGTCACATCCGGACACTTTTTACCTGGGATGGTTTGTCCCAGGCCCTTGTTGCCGGGTTACTCGAAAACATAGATATCTGCATTCAGGAGCGCATAAAGCGTTTAACGGCTTTTGGCGACAAACTTGAAATATCAAAGCAGATTCTTCTCCAGGGGGAAAAAGGGCAGGGCAGTCAAGCTGTTGCCGTCCATGATACAGTCCTGGAAAAATTGTCCCGGGCCTGTGCGATATTTGACCAGGCAGAGGCTGATCTTAAAACCCCCGGGCCGGATGGGGAAAAATTCATACATCACATTGACATTCATAGTATTCATCACAAAAAAAATTACATCGATTTTATCCAGGGCCTTGACGAATCTATTTCGATTTTAGGGTCAAAATGGCTTAAAAGCATTGAAGACCGGATTATCAATAAATTCGGGCTGGATTTATGA
- the glmM gene encoding phosphoglucosamine mutase, which yields MGQLFGTDGIRGRANTYPMTCDLAMKVGQAVGILTQNSSDHCVVIGRDTRISGQMLVSALAAGIASVGIDVVTVGVIPTPGIAYLSSAVESCGAGIMVSASHNPYYDNGIKIFQKGGIKLSDEQEADLEKIILDPPMDLSSNIGTITSAHDAGMGYTQFLSKKFNFPQKARKLRLVIDTANGAASFCAPEIFTPDLFDVSFIHNQPDGTNINENCGSQHTEKLSDHVKKKGADAGLAFDGDADRLIAVDETGQQITGDTLLAILARFAKQTGKLGDNIVVSTVMSNVGFGNAMAQLGIKHEITGVGDRKVLERMNETGALMGGEDSGHMIFLDEQTTGDGILSALKLIEVLLETDKPLSELAKVMTVYPQVLINVEVDASRPDFMKIPKVSEAIKDVESQLAGQGRVLVRYSGTQPLLRVMVEGPEEGLTRQCCEKICQAIRNSFV from the coding sequence ATGGGACAGTTATTTGGAACAGACGGTATACGGGGCAGGGCAAACACTTATCCCATGACATGTGATCTGGCCATGAAGGTGGGCCAGGCAGTGGGTATTTTAACGCAGAACTCTTCAGACCACTGTGTGGTTATTGGGCGGGACACACGGATTTCAGGCCAAATGCTCGTATCTGCCCTTGCTGCCGGGATTGCTTCTGTGGGTATTGACGTGGTGACCGTGGGCGTTATTCCCACCCCCGGGATTGCGTATCTGAGCAGTGCTGTTGAATCCTGCGGGGCAGGGATCATGGTTTCCGCTTCCCATAACCCTTACTATGATAATGGCATAAAAATTTTCCAGAAAGGCGGCATCAAACTGTCCGATGAACAGGAGGCTGATCTTGAAAAAATTATACTTGACCCGCCCATGGACCTGTCTTCAAACATTGGTACTATTACATCCGCCCATGATGCCGGGATGGGATATACACAGTTCTTGAGCAAAAAATTTAATTTTCCCCAAAAGGCAAGAAAACTTAGACTGGTTATTGATACGGCCAATGGGGCTGCCAGTTTTTGTGCCCCGGAAATATTTACCCCAGATCTTTTTGATGTAAGTTTTATCCATAATCAGCCAGACGGAACTAATATAAATGAGAACTGTGGTTCCCAGCATACAGAAAAATTAAGCGATCATGTCAAAAAAAAAGGTGCAGATGCAGGTCTTGCCTTTGACGGTGATGCCGACCGCCTGATTGCCGTGGATGAAACCGGCCAGCAGATAACAGGGGATACCCTGCTGGCTATTTTGGCCCGATTTGCCAAACAGACCGGAAAACTTGGGGATAATATTGTCGTAAGCACGGTCATGAGTAATGTGGGATTTGGCAATGCCATGGCTCAGTTAGGCATTAAGCACGAAATAACCGGGGTAGGGGACAGGAAAGTTCTGGAGCGCATGAACGAAACAGGAGCTCTCATGGGCGGTGAAGATTCAGGCCACATGATTTTTCTGGACGAACAAACCACAGGTGACGGCATCTTATCCGCATTAAAGCTGATAGAAGTATTACTGGAAACTGATAAGCCCTTATCAGAGCTTGCCAAGGTTATGACCGTTTACCCCCAGGTTCTGATCAATGTTGAAGTGGACGCATCCCGGCCGGATTTCATGAAAATTCCAAAGGTTTCAGAGGCAATTAAAGATGTTGAGTCTCAGTTGGCAGGGCAGGGCAGGGTGCTTGTGCGCTATTCCGGGACTCAACCGCTGCTCAGGGTAATGGTTGAAGGCCCTGAAGAGGGTTTGACCCGGCAATGCTGTGAGAAAATCTGCCAGGCCATAAGAAACAGCTTTGTTTAA
- a CDS encoding beta-ketoacyl-ACP synthase III, producing the protein MKKSIIRGSGFFVPPHIVTNEDLTKFMDTSDEWIRQRTGIHQRHWITEEDACGASDLGTKAALMALEKAGWKASDLDFIIFATLSPDIMFPGGGCLMARNLGLDSTPALDIRQQCTGFLYGFATADSYIKSGLASKILLVGAEVHSSGLDKSTRGRDVTVIFGDGAAALCIEAADTDENVGLIASVLHADGNFADALKTELPASNLFKRMPDGLPTDDPRYFPVMDGPAIFKKAVRMLPKVTMEVLEKAGMELSEIDLVIPHQANKRINQAFGQFLKLPEDKVFHNIEKYGNTTAASIPLALHEAMESGIIGKSGDVVLFAALGAGLTWGASLYKFP; encoded by the coding sequence ATGAAAAAATCAATTATCAGGGGCTCCGGCTTCTTTGTTCCACCCCATATTGTCACCAATGAGGATCTGACCAAATTTATGGACACTTCCGATGAATGGATACGCCAGCGTACCGGCATCCACCAGCGCCACTGGATCACCGAAGAAGATGCCTGCGGGGCATCGGATCTGGGTACCAAGGCAGCCCTTATGGCATTGGAAAAGGCGGGATGGAAAGCCAGTGATCTGGATTTTATCATTTTTGCAACCCTAAGTCCGGACATCATGTTTCCCGGGGGCGGGTGTCTTATGGCAAGGAATCTTGGTCTTGATTCAACACCAGCCCTGGACATCAGACAGCAGTGTACCGGGTTTTTGTATGGATTCGCCACGGCAGATTCCTATATCAAATCCGGACTTGCCTCAAAGATTCTTCTTGTAGGTGCGGAAGTTCACTCCTCAGGCCTTGATAAAAGCACCCGGGGCAGGGATGTGACTGTTATTTTTGGTGACGGGGCTGCGGCCCTGTGCATTGAAGCCGCTGACACGGATGAAAACGTAGGCCTGATTGCCTCGGTACTGCATGCGGACGGAAATTTTGCAGATGCCTTAAAGACCGAACTGCCTGCATCTAATCTTTTTAAGCGCATGCCTGATGGACTTCCCACTGACGACCCCCGGTATTTTCCGGTCATGGATGGTCCTGCCATATTTAAAAAAGCTGTGCGCATGCTTCCCAAGGTGACCATGGAAGTGCTGGAAAAAGCCGGCATGGAGCTGTCTGAAATTGACCTTGTGATTCCCCACCAGGCCAATAAACGTATTAACCAGGCCTTTGGTCAGTTTCTCAAGTTGCCCGAAGATAAGGTCTTCCATAATATTGAAAAATACGGGAACACCACAGCCGCCAGTATTCCTTTGGCACTTCATGAAGCTATGGAGTCGGGCATTATAGGAAAGTCCGGTGATGTTGTGCTCTTTGCCGCCCTGGGAGCCGGCCTGACCTGGGGTGCGTCCCTTTATAAATTCCCCTGA
- the xseA gene encoding exodeoxyribonuclease VII large subunit, translating to MASQDSKVYTVGSLTRQIKNLLEEKFPFLWITGEISNFSTPASGHSYFSLKDDTAVISCVIFKGQTRHLKFAPENGMKIKGMARLSLYEPRGAYQLIFEYMEPEGTGALQQNFELLKAKLAALGWFDTAHKKPIPFLPSGIHVITSGTGAAVRDIIEVARQRCPSVPLEIIPVKVQGEAAEFEISRAIELANTVKTCDLIIIARGGGSLEDLWAFNTQTVAKAVYESEIPVISGIGHEIDFTIADFVADLRAPTPSAAAQMALPDQAALVHQLIGLQDELNNKIDRRILQLREYVNDLQRRLKSPARVVDDFRFRIEDLQTRLFTLVKNHITHQRQKTQWLEKALTTTLPLSRIQDWKKDVTDFQSSLSYLFYAYLKQCKEKVNWQRAQLETLNPSAVLNRGYSITRTLSTGSHAGGRVVMDAETLDANDPIEIILSKGRLDARVENIYGKENL from the coding sequence ATGGCATCACAGGACAGCAAGGTTTACACCGTAGGCTCCTTGACAAGACAGATAAAAAATCTGCTTGAGGAAAAGTTTCCATTTTTGTGGATTACGGGTGAGATCTCAAATTTTTCAACACCTGCATCAGGCCATTCCTATTTTTCACTAAAAGATGACACGGCTGTTATCTCCTGCGTAATTTTTAAAGGCCAGACTCGTCATTTAAAGTTTGCCCCGGAAAATGGGATGAAAATCAAAGGTATGGCGCGCCTGTCACTTTACGAGCCCCGTGGTGCTTATCAGCTCATCTTTGAGTATATGGAACCCGAAGGCACAGGAGCGCTTCAACAGAATTTTGAACTTCTCAAGGCCAAGCTGGCTGCCTTGGGCTGGTTTGATACGGCTCATAAGAAACCGATTCCTTTTCTGCCTTCAGGCATCCATGTGATCACCTCGGGTACAGGTGCTGCGGTGCGTGACATTATTGAGGTGGCCAGACAGCGCTGTCCAAGCGTTCCCCTTGAAATCATTCCTGTCAAGGTACAGGGCGAAGCCGCAGAATTTGAAATTTCCCGGGCCATTGAACTTGCCAATACGGTCAAAACCTGTGACCTTATTATAATTGCCAGGGGCGGCGGATCCCTGGAAGATTTGTGGGCATTTAACACCCAAACCGTGGCCAAGGCTGTTTACGAATCTGAAATACCCGTCATTTCAGGCATCGGTCATGAAATTGACTTCACCATTGCCGATTTCGTTGCCGATCTTCGGGCCCCTACCCCATCGGCCGCTGCCCAAATGGCCCTGCCTGATCAGGCTGCCCTGGTACATCAACTCATTGGATTGCAAGATGAATTAAACAATAAGATTGATCGTCGTATCCTGCAGCTTCGCGAATATGTAAATGATTTGCAAAGACGGCTTAAAAGCCCGGCCAGGGTTGTGGATGATTTCAGGTTCCGCATTGAGGATCTGCAAACCAGGCTTTTTACTCTGGTTAAGAATCATATCACCCACCAGCGCCAGAAAACCCAATGGCTTGAAAAGGCACTAACAACCACCCTGCCCTTGTCCCGTATTCAGGACTGGAAAAAAGATGTAACGGATTTTCAGTCATCCCTTTCTTATCTTTTTTATGCTTACCTGAAACAATGCAAAGAAAAGGTAAACTGGCAAAGGGCTCAACTTGAGACCTTAAATCCGTCAGCTGTGTTGAACCGTGGTTACAGCATCACCCGCACATTGTCCACGGGTAGTCATGCCGGCGGCCGTGTTGTAATGGACGCCGAGACCCTGGATGCTAACGATCCCATTGAAATTATTTTATCTAAAGGACGCCTGGATGCCCGGGTGGAAAACATATATGGCAAAGAAAACCTTTGA
- a CDS encoding MalY/PatB family protein produces the protein MTDHWDFDQVIDRTNTGSAKWAPSVLEEKFGQGRGNLMPLWVADMDFACPDVIFNAMAKRLSHRVFGYTLNDGRHNEAVINWFSRRHGWQIAEDSIVNTPGIVPAVHYLIQCFTKPGDGVLIQPPVYYPFAQAIHTNGRHVVENTLALNNDRYDMDFQDLEEKTRDPRVKLAILCSPHNPVGRVWGRGELERFGSICMKNNVLVFADEIHCDLVMPGFKHTSYQSISSELSQVSIAANAASKTFNLAGFGHSCLVIPNEAHRHEMGSFFNGLGIAPMGTSNLFGSIAARAAYEGAEPWLLDLVNYIYGNFLYLKNRIENELPGVRIFNLEATYLPWIDFTPLGLSPQKTVQIVEEKAGLALDHGDWFGRSGAGFERINIACPRQILTKATDALVNAFSPFCNH, from the coding sequence ATGACAGACCACTGGGACTTTGATCAGGTCATAGACAGAACCAACACAGGCTCCGCAAAATGGGCGCCGTCTGTTCTGGAAGAAAAATTTGGCCAAGGGCGGGGAAATCTTATGCCGTTATGGGTGGCTGATATGGATTTTGCCTGCCCTGATGTGATTTTCAATGCCATGGCCAAGCGCCTGTCCCACAGGGTTTTCGGATACACGCTTAATGACGGCCGCCACAATGAAGCTGTGATTAACTGGTTCAGCCGTCGGCATGGATGGCAGATTGCGGAGGATTCAATTGTCAACACTCCGGGTATCGTACCTGCGGTGCATTACCTGATCCAATGTTTTACCAAACCAGGCGACGGGGTGTTGATTCAGCCGCCGGTGTATTATCCCTTTGCCCAGGCGATTCATACCAACGGCAGACATGTGGTTGAAAATACGTTGGCATTGAATAATGACCGCTACGATATGGATTTTCAGGACCTGGAAGAAAAAACCCGGGATCCACGGGTGAAACTTGCCATCCTGTGTTCCCCGCACAATCCCGTGGGACGGGTCTGGGGCAGGGGCGAGCTTGAACGGTTCGGGTCCATCTGCATGAAAAACAATGTCCTGGTTTTTGCCGACGAAATACATTGCGACCTTGTCATGCCCGGATTTAAACATACCAGCTACCAGTCAATATCTTCTGAGTTGAGCCAGGTATCCATTGCCGCCAATGCTGCATCAAAGACCTTTAATCTTGCCGGATTCGGCCACTCCTGCCTGGTCATTCCCAACGAAGCCCACCGCCATGAGATGGGAAGTTTTTTTAACGGTCTTGGCATTGCGCCAATGGGGACGTCGAATTTATTTGGTTCCATTGCAGCCCGGGCAGCCTATGAAGGCGCAGAGCCCTGGTTGCTTGATCTGGTCAACTATATTTATGGTAACTTCTTGTATTTAAAAAATAGAATCGAAAATGAACTGCCGGGTGTGCGGATATTTAATCTTGAGGCGACCTATCTGCCCTGGATTGACTTCACCCCCCTGGGACTGTCACCCCAAAAAACTGTTCAGATTGTTGAAGAAAAGGCGGGACTCGCCCTTGATCACGGCGACTGGTTTGGACGAAGCGGGGCCGGTTTTGAACGGATTAATATTGCCTGTCCAAGACAGATATTGACCAAGGCGACAGATGCCCTGGTCAATGCATTCTCTCCCTTTTGCAATCATTAA
- a CDS encoding sigma-54 dependent transcriptional regulator encodes MTSPTPLIGVSIPMLKIKELINHVAKTCLNILITGETGVGKEVVAQNLYAESNRSDRNFVKINCAALPETLLESELYGYEKGAFTGAHKKRPGKFLTADKGVLFLDEIGDMPLPLQSKMLHVLQSGEFSPLGSDQDFKTDVWVIAATNQRLEENIKAKTFREDLFYRLNIIKIDIPPLRERPEDIPALVEYFFKRYMSEYPQAEAGRPDSKAMARLCSYSWPGNVRQLQNCIKKQMVLNSWDKIFEELPNDTSSSDTSSSEVGASAQLQDATMHLPAASRHNGPGSHRHRIISEFVDLSTSSDKLFEDISLKKIKKLASDRVEKEVITFVLEKVGWNRSKAAKILKVSYKTLLYKMSEFDVNPPVS; translated from the coding sequence ATGACTTCACCCACCCCTCTGATAGGCGTCTCCATTCCTATGCTCAAGATCAAGGAACTGATCAACCATGTGGCCAAAACCTGTCTTAACATCCTGATTACAGGAGAAACCGGTGTTGGAAAGGAAGTGGTTGCCCAGAACCTCTACGCTGAATCGAATCGGTCTGATCGTAATTTTGTAAAAATAAATTGTGCAGCTCTACCTGAAACCTTATTGGAATCAGAACTTTACGGCTATGAAAAAGGCGCTTTTACAGGAGCCCATAAAAAACGCCCCGGAAAGTTTTTAACAGCAGACAAAGGCGTTCTTTTTCTTGACGAAATCGGAGATATGCCTCTTCCCCTTCAGTCTAAAATGCTCCACGTGCTCCAGAGCGGAGAATTTTCTCCTCTGGGATCTGACCAGGATTTTAAAACAGATGTATGGGTGATTGCGGCAACCAACCAGCGACTTGAAGAAAACATAAAAGCCAAAACTTTTAGAGAAGATCTTTTCTACCGGCTCAATATCATTAAAATTGATATCCCCCCGCTGCGCGAGCGTCCCGAAGACATACCCGCCCTGGTTGAATATTTTTTTAAAAGATATATGTCAGAATACCCCCAGGCCGAGGCCGGAAGACCTGACAGCAAAGCCATGGCCCGGCTTTGCAGTTATAGCTGGCCTGGCAATGTGCGGCAGCTGCAAAACTGCATAAAAAAACAGATGGTGCTCAATTCCTGGGATAAAATTTTTGAAGAGTTACCTAACGACACTTCCTCTTCGGACACATCGTCTTCGGAAGTGGGTGCCTCGGCGCAATTGCAAGATGCCACAATGCATTTACCAGCAGCCTCGCGGCATAATGGACCGGGAAGTCACCGGCATAGAATCATTTCAGAATTCGTAGACCTGTCCACAAGTTCCGATAAACTCTTTGAGGATATATCCTTGAAAAAAATAAAAAAACTGGCTTCGGACAGGGTGGAAAAGGAAGTGATCACATTTGTGCTTGAAAAGGTGGGGTGGAACCGGTCAAAAGCTGCAAAAATTTTAAAGGTATCCTATAAAACCCTGTTATACAAAATGAGCGAATTCGATGTGAATCCGCCCGTCAGTTAA
- a CDS encoding response regulator — protein MANPARLLIVDDNEDILSTFYEFFNSLGYEVKTAVDGFAALKILRDRPEFFHCLITDLVMPNISGVGLISIVKKEFPDLKTIAMTGYGDHPGALASEARADIVIFKPVDLFKVERKVAELIGRTED, from the coding sequence ATGGCAAATCCGGCTCGACTTCTAATCGTGGACGATAATGAAGATATTTTGTCTACATTTTATGAATTTTTTAACTCCCTTGGATATGAGGTTAAGACAGCGGTTGACGGATTTGCCGCTTTAAAAATCTTACGGGATAGACCCGAGTTCTTCCATTGCCTGATCACAGACCTTGTTATGCCCAACATCAGTGGTGTGGGTCTGATATCCATTGTGAAAAAAGAGTTCCCTGATCTTAAAACCATTGCCATGACCGGGTACGGAGATCATCCCGGTGCTCTTGCTTCCGAAGCCCGTGCCGATATCGTTATTTTCAAACCTGTTGACCTGTTTAAAGTTGAACGTAAAGTTGCCGAACTTATAGGCCGTACAGAAGATTAG
- a CDS encoding Bax inhibitor-1/YccA family protein, giving the protein MNTNISYQQTGVMTRVNTFIRSTYNWMAIGLAATGLTSYFVSESPAMMQAVYGNPIMPWVLFIGLILMCGFISARIQKMQASTATGLYVGLTVLYGICIAPIFMIYTRGSIASTFFICAATFGAASVYGMVTKKDLTGMAQFLMMGLIGIIIAMVVNIFLHSSAMQTIISMIAVVLFTGLTAYDTQKLKSMAVTLPMDATGAMVRKGAILGALSLYLDFMGLFVHLLNLLGVARD; this is encoded by the coding sequence ATGAATACAAACATTTCCTATCAGCAGACCGGGGTTATGACCAGGGTCAATACGTTTATCAGAAGCACATACAACTGGATGGCCATTGGTCTTGCAGCCACCGGCCTGACCTCATATTTTGTATCCGAAAGTCCTGCCATGATGCAAGCCGTATACGGCAACCCCATCATGCCGTGGGTATTGTTTATCGGTCTTATCCTCATGTGCGGATTTATCAGTGCACGCATTCAAAAAATGCAGGCAAGTACGGCCACAGGACTTTATGTGGGACTAACCGTTCTTTACGGCATCTGCATTGCGCCAATTTTTATGATTTATACCAGGGGTTCCATTGCCTCCACCTTTTTTATCTGCGCTGCGACCTTTGGTGCCGCAAGCGTTTACGGTATGGTAACTAAAAAAGATCTCACAGGCATGGCCCAGTTTCTGATGATGGGCCTGATCGGTATAATTATTGCCATGGTTGTAAATATATTCCTGCACAGCTCAGCCATGCAGACCATTATCTCCATGATTGCCGTAGTACTCTTCACAGGACTTACCGCCTATGACACTCAGAAACTGAAATCCATGGCAGTGACCCTTCCCATGGATGCAACGGGCGCAATGGTCCGTAAAGGTGCTATTCTTGGCGCCCTAAGCCTTTACCTTGATTTTATGGGCTTATTCGTTCACCTGCTCAACCTGCTTGGCGTTGCCAGAGACTAA
- a CDS encoding glucose-6-phosphate isomerase — MTSAGLLYSNDPSIKNLHDKLTKAAKDLGAPDHHLRQLLDRPGRFDAFSLGIDGFFMDFSRQRLDENAFSLLHESQTLSNALKKFCEMTQGEIVNPTENRAALHTAARGTGPSPLLFKEKDVQTQMAQVNEKIEQFSASVHEGKICAACGKPFKKAVVIGIGGSYLGCEFVYQALAGADRKMDLLFLPNVDIDNFARIIDAIDKETTLWIVISKSYTTTETMANLNQVSTWLKEQGVSPKDHLVTITAKGSPGDDPGTPVLASFHMFDFIGGRYSVSSAVGGLPLSLALGYDVFKRFLSGCKIMDEHVLENPPEKNIPLTAALISIWNTLYMEYPAQAIIPYASRLARLSPHVQQLYMESLGKSVSPEGEPLTQPAGTIIFGEPGTNAQHSFFQLAHQGKAFPIDFIGVRTPGYKGIQAVSKGVTNHQELWANLLAQAGALALGRKSDDPARNFEGNRPSTIITIDNLEPESVGMLLSFYEARTVLEGFILGVNPFDQFGVELGKVMAGDIRREMAAKNQDASYIFACASKTDNFYLDLLFQNS; from the coding sequence ATGACATCGGCCGGTTTGCTTTATTCCAATGACCCTTCCATAAAAAATCTTCATGATAAATTAACAAAGGCAGCCAAGGATCTCGGCGCACCGGATCACCATCTTCGGCAACTTTTAGACCGGCCCGGACGTTTCGATGCTTTCAGCCTTGGCATTGACGGCTTTTTCATGGATTTCTCACGTCAGAGGCTTGATGAGAATGCGTTTTCTTTGCTCCATGAATCCCAAACGTTGTCCAATGCACTTAAAAAATTTTGTGAAATGACCCAGGGAGAAATCGTAAATCCCACAGAAAACCGTGCCGCACTTCATACCGCAGCCCGGGGCACAGGACCTTCACCGCTTTTGTTCAAGGAGAAGGACGTGCAAACGCAGATGGCTCAAGTCAATGAAAAAATAGAACAATTCAGCGCATCAGTACATGAAGGCAAAATCTGCGCGGCGTGTGGAAAACCATTTAAAAAGGCTGTTGTCATTGGTATCGGCGGCTCATATCTTGGATGCGAATTTGTTTACCAGGCTTTGGCCGGTGCTGATAGAAAAATGGATCTTTTATTTCTGCCCAACGTGGATATTGATAATTTTGCCCGGATCATTGACGCCATTGATAAAGAGACAACTCTTTGGATCGTGATTTCCAAATCCTACACCACCACCGAAACAATGGCCAATCTCAACCAGGTCAGTACCTGGCTGAAAGAGCAGGGTGTTTCTCCCAAGGACCATTTGGTCACCATCACTGCCAAGGGAAGTCCGGGGGATGATCCCGGAACCCCTGTGCTTGCTTCTTTTCATATGTTTGACTTCATTGGCGGAAGGTATTCGGTCTCCTCGGCTGTGGGTGGACTGCCCTTAAGTCTGGCTTTAGGGTATGATGTTTTTAAACGTTTTCTTTCAGGATGTAAAATTATGGATGAGCATGTCCTGGAAAACCCGCCGGAAAAAAACATTCCCTTGACCGCTGCCCTGATTTCCATCTGGAACACCTTATATATGGAATATCCGGCCCAGGCTATTATTCCGTATGCGTCACGGTTGGCAAGGCTCAGTCCCCATGTCCAGCAGCTTTACATGGAAAGCCTTGGCAAATCAGTCTCTCCTGAAGGAGAGCCATTAACACAACCCGCCGGCACCATTATTTTCGGGGAACCCGGCACCAATGCCCAGCACTCATTTTTCCAGCTGGCTCACCAGGGCAAGGCATTTCCCATTGATTTCATCGGTGTAAGAACACCTGGGTACAAAGGGATCCAGGCTGTCTCCAAAGGGGTAACCAACCACCAGGAACTATGGGCCAATCTTTTGGCCCAGGCCGGAGCACTTGCCCTGGGACGCAAAAGTGACGATCCGGCCAGAAATTTTGAGGGTAACCGGCCTTCAACAATAATTACGATAGATAATCTGGAACCAGAAAGTGTCGGGATGCTGCTCTCTTTTTACGAGGCCAGAACAGTTCTGGAAGGATTTATTCTTGGCGTAAATCCCTTTGATCAATTTGGTGTGGAGCTGGGCAAGGTCATGGCCGGAGATATCCGCAGGGAAATGGCAGCAAAAAATCAGGATGCCTCTTATATCTTTGCCTGTGCATCAAAGACGGATAATTTTTACCTGGATCTTCTGTTCCAGAACAGTTGA